AAAGATGCAATTCGGGCGTATCTGTATGAAAATGGCGAATTGCCTGTGCTTAGCAAGCCGCTTATGGAAATGCTAAACGAAATCTATGATGAGTATATTGTTTATGGCGGATATCCCAGGGTTGCAATCTCAAAGTCCGGTGAAGAAAAGAGGCTGGTTCTGAAGAATATATACAGCACTTATTTTTTACGGGAAATAAAGGATATGCTGAGCTTAACAACGGATTTCAACCTGAGCAGACTGATCAAGGCGCTATCAATAGAACTTGGCGGGCTTATATCCTATGCAGGTCTCGGCGAGGTTTCGGGTTTTGACTATAAGGGGCTTTTATGGCATCTCAATATTCTTGAGAAGACATTTATATGCAAAAGGATTGTTCCTTTTTTTACCAACAAAAGGACTGAGATAATCAAGGTTCCAAAAGTATATTTTTTTGACAATGGGTTCAGGAATACCATTATTGATGATTTCAGGCCATACAGTATGAGGCAGGATATCGGCATGCTGAATGAGGCATTTATTTTTTCCCAGCTGGCGTATGTGGGTGTGGAAGTAAAGTTCTGGAGAAGCAAATCCAAGGCAGAAGTGGATTTTATTGTGGAAAAGGAAGGAAGGCTTATCGCTATAGAATCAAAGAGCGGCTACCAGCGCAAGACAAAATCCCTTATGCATTTTAAGGAGAAGTATGAGCCATACAGGACGGTTATTGCATCAAGGGAAGTTCTAAAGGAAAGTGATGGTGTATTATACCTGCCGTTCGCATTCATTTCCTCTGTACTCGATAATGCGGGCAATAACATTTAACATTGTGCTCTCTTCTGCCTGTGGGGTTTACTATACGATTTTATCTTACTGTTAAAAATCCTCATCCTGCAGTGATCATCCTGGTTGCCATGCTCTGGAGTCCTGGCAGATCTGCCCGGTAGGAGATCCGGCCGGACCACAGGGCTGCCAGGTCTTGGAGTGTGTGCTACAGTTCCGGCCTTGTTTATCGGGATGGTGTCAGTGGATGTGGGTGCTGCTGGCCTGAAGCTGGCCAGAGGGAGGATTCGGATGTACACTTGAGGGTAAGCAATCGGTTGTTGGATGAAATTGCCGCATGTGAAGAATATCTGTGTTAGCCAGGCTAAATACGTCCCAATTGTGACTATACTACTCCGTAAGTATAATTTGGAACTTTATATGACTGCCACAGAGCTCACAGAGAGCACATAGAGAGGAGTTTTGGGCGGAAAAAGCATCTCGGTGTTCTCAGTGCTCTCTATGGCAGAAAGTTACAAAAAACAGATGCGGCGTAGTATATCTTTAAATATATGCCGCACAGTGAGAAGAGTTCTGCATGTAAAGGTTGAAGCATACAATAATCAAATATAAGGTTGTTGATAATAGGAAAACGTTACAATTCGTGTTGGTGAATTTAATTAAACCACAGATGAACACAGATTTTCAGGCAGCACATCCGCGTTTATCGTCGTTCGTCTGCGGTTAGTTTGATAATACCAACATGTAATGTAACGGTCTCGATAATATTAGAATTACTGCGTTGAAGATGGAGCAAGTTTTACTTTATATAAAATAAAAAAAAGTGATTTTTTTGGCTAAAAAGAAACGAAGTACTAAAACAAATGATACTGCCCCGAATAACCACAGTGAGCAGATTCCAAAGACAGATAGCAGTAAAGGACAGACCAACAATTTACCTTACATAGCTATCATTGCCGGATTATTACTGGTGATCGCATACCTGCTATCCGGTGGCGGAACCAACCAGGCAGATTATCCCACTGGCCCACCACCTGACATAAGTACTGACATCCATCCCATATTATTTACTGGTAATATCCCTGAACCAGTCCTTAAACCTGAATTTGCCGCATTTTTCCCGGACAATATCAGTGGGATGAGGCGTGTGACATTGCTAATGGACCCAATGAATGAAGAGACTGGTGGACGTTTCATTTCAAAGGTGCAGGACCAGGCTAATTTGATATATCTGAGCGAATCCGTACTAACTGATTTCGAGGTAGAATATTCGGTATATAAGATGGAAAGTCCCGAAGCTGCCAGGGAAGTCCTCAATTATTATACTACCGAGATGGGGTGGAATACTTTACAAAAATCGTATGGAAATCTAACCTTCTGGATATGGCAAGGTTATCTCGAAGGCAATGGCAGGCCTTATGGAATGTACATATTTTGGGACAGCCTCAGCAGTGGAGCATATCTACCAATTGGAAGGCAAGGTACGAGTTATATAGCACAGGCTAACACCGACCTGCTCTGTCTGCATGGAGAAACTGTGCAGAATGAATATTTCATTATGGTAGATGTACATGCGCCTTTTGAGAAGGTGAATGAAGTTTCTGATCAGATGTTTACCGAGGCTGCTGCAGTGATTGCCCCGTGAGCGGGGAATCACATGGACATAACCCCTGCCCTTGCTACATTCGGACTTGTCGCATTGGCAGAGATGGGCGATAAGACCCAGTTGATAATAATAGCACTGTCTGCCAGGTATTCCAGGACACATGTGTTTGCCGGTTTGATGGCTGCTTTTATAGTATTGACTGCGCTGGCAGTGGGTTTGGGTGAAGTGGTAGTTGCCTTTATCGGCCCTGGGATTATTGGGATCGTAGCAGGCTTGCTGTTCATATTGTTCGGGGTAATAACTATCCTGATGAATGACGATGGTGACGATGATGACAATGGCGATGTAAAAAACCTTGGAGCCCGCAGTGCTTTCATGACTGCATTTAGTCTAATAGCACTTGCAGAACTGGGTGACAAGACCGAGCTTGCTGTAATAGCACTTTCGGCCCAGTCAGTATCTCCGAATAACTATTGAAATTTCATTCATTTTATCCACACTTTGA
This sequence is a window from ANME-2 cluster archaeon. Protein-coding genes within it:
- a CDS encoding ATP-binding protein — protein: MYITRNLESLIKENLDKPEIIAILGPRQSGKTTLLKHIFQTLENAVFISFDDRMALEMFVEDEQTFAELYAKNNRYLFIDEFQYAKEGGQKLKYIYDHYPDTKILVSGSSAPGLTIHGIKYLVGRIFVFNLYPLSFEEFLRYQNEELFDTYLSRKDAIRAYLYENGELPVLSKPLMEMLNEIYDEYIVYGGYPRVAISKSGEEKRLVLKNIYSTYFLREIKDMLSLTTDFNLSRLIKALSIELGGLISYAGLGEVSGFDYKGLLWHLNILEKTFICKRIVPFFTNKRTEIIKVPKVYFFDNGFRNTIIDDFRPYSMRQDIGMLNEAFIFSQLAYVGVEVKFWRSKSKAEVDFIVEKEGRLIAIESKSGYQRKTKSLMHFKEKYEPYRTVIASREVLKESDGVLYLPFAFISSVLDNAGNNI
- a CDS encoding TMEM165/GDT1 family protein, which encodes MDITPALATFGLVALAEMGDKTQLIIIALSARYSRTHVFAGLMAAFIVLTALAVGLGEVVVAFIGPGIIGIVAGLLFILFGVITILMNDDGDDDDNGDVKNLGARSAFMTAFSLIALAELGDKTELAVIALSAQSVSPNNY